One part of the Candidatus Nezhaarchaeota archaeon genome encodes these proteins:
- a CDS encoding cytidylyltransferase family protein → MDLPIAIEDRLAKCLASLGEVFREVELKEGSKEARETLDLAYRYYLDALYYRDRDPSTALACASYSEGLLDALRILGLASFKWPTSNRIQAAARKVLVAGVFDLIHPGHLYFLQQAKELGEVYVVVARDSTVEKVKGRRPVVPENQRLKVVSQLKPVDRALLGEEGDLLKVVEQVKPDVILLGPNQPFSEERLKEELKRRGLEVQVLRIKEVYKDCELYSSSMIIKEVLSRWHEPARRCTPRP, encoded by the coding sequence GTGGACTTGCCCATCGCTATTGAAGACAGGCTGGCTAAGTGCCTCGCATCCTTAGGAGAGGTGTTTAGGGAGGTTGAGCTTAAGGAGGGCTCTAAAGAGGCTCGAGAGACCTTAGACCTAGCTTATCGCTACTACCTCGATGCTCTCTACTACCGCGACCGCGACCCCTCGACTGCTCTAGCCTGTGCCTCTTACAGCGAGGGCCTCCTAGACGCACTAAGGATTCTAGGCTTAGCCTCGTTTAAATGGCCTACTAGCAATAGGATTCAAGCGGCAGCTAGGAAGGTCCTCGTGGCAGGGGTCTTCGACCTTATTCACCCAGGCCACCTATATTTTCTTCAGCAAGCTAAGGAACTTGGGGAGGTCTACGTGGTAGTCGCTAGGGACTCCACGGTCGAGAAAGTCAAGGGGAGGAGACCGGTAGTGCCAGAGAATCAGAGGCTTAAAGTGGTTAGCCAGCTAAAGCCAGTGGACCGAGCTCTCTTAGGCGAGGAGGGGGACTTGCTTAAGGTAGTTGAGCAAGTTAAGCCAGACGTAATCCTCCTAGGCCCTAATCAGCCTTTTAGCGAGGAGCGGCTTAAAGAAGAGTTAAAGAGGAGAGGCTTAGAAGTACAGGTGCTTAGGATAAAAGAGGTCTACAAGGACTGCGAGCTCTACAGCTCCTCTATGATAATTAAGGAAGTGCTTTCTAGGTGGCATGAGCCAGCTAGACGATGTACACCTCGGCCTTGA
- the psmB gene encoding archaeal proteasome endopeptidase complex subunit beta, with translation METFQRRIPLAVGATTVGVKCREGVVLASEKRVSYGLVVTSKSAKKVFKVTDKMGIACAGLIGDMQAIARSLAIEVSLYELNHGRKMSIRSAAKLLANMLFSQRYMPLYSETLLGGVDLEGPHLFILDSLGSLIEDDYAAIGSGAEIAIAILEDGYAKVSGMKEAEELVAKAVRTAIERDALSGDGVDILAISERGVEEKFISVK, from the coding sequence ATGGAGACCTTTCAGAGAAGGATACCCCTAGCCGTCGGAGCCACCACCGTCGGAGTTAAGTGCAGGGAGGGCGTGGTTCTGGCTTCAGAGAAGCGCGTCTCCTACGGCCTAGTCGTGACTAGTAAGTCGGCTAAGAAGGTGTTCAAGGTAACTGACAAGATGGGCATAGCCTGCGCTGGCCTAATAGGCGACATGCAGGCTATTGCTCGCTCCCTCGCAATCGAGGTGAGCCTATACGAGCTTAACCACGGTAGGAAGATGAGCATCAGGTCGGCGGCCAAGCTGCTGGCTAACATGCTCTTCAGCCAGCGCTACATGCCTCTTTACAGTGAAACTCTACTTGGAGGCGTGGATCTAGAGGGCCCCCACCTCTTTATACTGGACTCCCTTGGCTCCCTTATTGAAGACGACTACGCAGCCATAGGTAGCGGGGCCGAGATAGCCATAGCCATCCTAGAGGATGGTTACGCTAAAGTCAGCGGAATGAAGGAGGCTGAGGAGTTAGTGGCGAAGGCGGTAAGGACAGCCATTGAGCGAGATGCCCTATCTGGTGACGGCGTTGACATTTTAGCAATCTCTGAGAGAGGAGTGGAGGAAAAGTTCATATCAGTGAAGTAG
- the twy1 gene encoding 4-demethylwyosine synthase TYW1 produces MKQRYHIVGRWRHAAVKKCHWLHKALVDNQPCYKSWYGVQSHRCVQFTPILSCTNACLHCWRPEKGDVGECSEPSPQDFDEPEHLIREALREHLRIISGYKSNPRVDRRKLEEAKHPRHFAISLAGEPLLYPMLGELIGSLKSKGFTSFLVTNGQRPEVLASLPYEPSQLYVSINAPSEDLYLKVCRPSMGDAWSRLLRTLELVKSFKCPTSLRITLIKGVNDFDVRSYAKLVELASPLYVEVKAYMYLGFSRRRLELRNMPRHSEVVSFAKSLAEETGYFFLADSLHSRVALLSRASKPILISP; encoded by the coding sequence GTGAAACAGCGCTACCACATCGTCGGCAGATGGAGGCACGCAGCAGTTAAGAAGTGCCACTGGCTCCACAAGGCGCTTGTAGACAATCAGCCATGCTACAAGTCCTGGTATGGTGTACAGAGCCATCGCTGCGTCCAGTTTACCCCCATACTCTCATGCACTAACGCCTGCCTACACTGCTGGAGGCCTGAGAAAGGAGACGTAGGTGAATGTAGCGAACCTTCGCCCCAAGACTTTGATGAGCCTGAGCACCTCATTAGAGAAGCGCTTAGGGAGCACCTCAGGATAATTAGCGGCTATAAGTCAAACCCCAGGGTTGATAGGCGTAAGCTTGAGGAGGCTAAGCACCCGAGGCACTTCGCTATATCGCTAGCAGGCGAGCCACTACTCTACCCAATGCTAGGTGAGCTAATAGGCTCACTAAAGTCCAAGGGCTTCACTTCTTTCCTCGTAACCAATGGCCAGCGCCCCGAAGTCCTCGCTAGCCTACCCTATGAGCCATCTCAGCTCTACGTATCTATTAACGCCCCTAGCGAAGACCTGTACCTCAAGGTCTGTAGGCCCTCCATGGGTGACGCTTGGAGCAGGCTGCTTAGAACCCTTGAGCTAGTTAAGTCGTTTAAGTGCCCCACGTCCCTTCGCATTACCTTAATTAAGGGGGTCAACGACTTCGACGTGAGGAGCTACGCTAAGCTAGTTGAGCTAGCTAGTCCCCTTTACGTGGAGGTTAAGGCGTACATGTACCTAGGCTTCTCTAGGCGTAGGCTTGAGCTACGTAACATGCCTAGGCATAGCGAAGTTGTAAGCTTCGCAAAATCCCTTGCAGAAGAGACTGGGTACTTCTTTCTAGCCGACTCCCTACACTCAAGAGTTGCTTTATTGTCTAGGGCTAGTAAACCTATCCTGATCTCTCCTTGA
- a CDS encoding endonuclease V, which produces MHVRAARLPHSFDVEKARRAQRLIASMAKEEEVGEVKVVAGADVASRRGLGRIVSAVVLLEWGTWRRIEEVVVELPELFPYIPTLLSFREAPSIMAGLRKVKVRPDVVFIDGQGKAHPQRCGLATHVGVVLNIPTVGVAKKKLFGVEEPFSRGVALLRDPELGEVVGAAVTTKEGSKPIYVSVGHRVTLSQAIELVLKSTLKDKRLPEPILAAHSLATRAVREGLEGRP; this is translated from the coding sequence TTGCACGTAAGGGCAGCTAGGCTTCCACACTCATTCGACGTAGAGAAGGCGCGTCGAGCCCAGCGCTTAATAGCTTCAATGGCCAAGGAGGAGGAGGTCGGGGAAGTTAAAGTAGTAGCTGGGGCTGACGTAGCCTCTAGGAGAGGACTAGGCAGAATAGTGTCAGCGGTAGTTCTACTTGAATGGGGTACTTGGAGGAGGATCGAGGAGGTAGTAGTCGAGCTGCCTGAGCTCTTCCCCTACATACCCACCTTGCTCTCCTTTAGAGAGGCTCCCTCAATAATGGCTGGGCTGAGGAAAGTTAAGGTGAGGCCGGACGTGGTCTTTATAGATGGCCAGGGGAAGGCCCACCCGCAACGGTGCGGCCTAGCTACTCACGTAGGAGTCGTCCTCAACATACCCACGGTAGGCGTGGCGAAGAAGAAGTTATTTGGAGTAGAGGAGCCATTCAGTAGAGGAGTAGCGTTGCTAAGAGATCCTGAACTAGGCGAAGTAGTAGGGGCTGCCGTCACTACTAAGGAGGGATCTAAGCCAATATACGTAAGCGTTGGACACAGGGTAACTTTAAGCCAAGCAATAGAGCTCGTGCTGAAGTCCACGCTTAAGGATAAGAGGTTGCCTGAGCCTATACTAGCAGCCCATAGCTTAGCCACGAGGGCTGTGAGGGAGGGGCTTGAAGGTAGACCCTGA
- a CDS encoding RNA repair domain-containing protein, producing MATARGAINKLKWTRGLSKCVILVRHRGAPGDVRELKGEFVKEVGKDHLVYIEEGVEVYIPYHRVLEVRDAEKRVVFKREGAWSNPSPP from the coding sequence GTGGCTACAGCGAGAGGGGCTATTAACAAGCTAAAGTGGACAAGGGGGCTGAGCAAGTGCGTTATCCTAGTGAGGCATAGAGGGGCCCCTGGCGACGTCAGGGAGCTTAAGGGCGAGTTCGTCAAGGAGGTGGGCAAGGACCACTTAGTTTACATCGAGGAGGGCGTGGAGGTCTACATTCCATACCATAGGGTGCTCGAAGTAAGGGATGCTGAGAAGAGAGTGGTCTTTAAGAGGGAGGGGGCTTGGAGCAACCCTTCGCCTCCATGA
- a CDS encoding DUF120 domain-containing protein, producing MKVDPELWWSLYRLATLGAVKHPVVINSSAFGKAQGLSQQTASRRLIELEKRGLVKREMARWGQEVMLTEAGAEALREVYLELRRIFEGEIASITLVGEVFTGIGEGAYYVSREGYRKQFIDKLGFDPYPGTLNIRLSDSRSLANRELLNHFKGVEVEGFSDGNRTYGPVKCFKATIGGRIEGAIVIARRSHYGRDVAEFIAPVNIRRLLGLKDGDRVKAEVYIV from the coding sequence TTGAAGGTAGACCCTGAGCTTTGGTGGTCCCTCTATAGGCTAGCTACTCTCGGGGCCGTGAAGCACCCGGTTGTGATAAACAGCTCAGCCTTTGGGAAGGCCCAGGGACTATCGCAGCAGACCGCGTCGAGAAGGCTAATTGAGCTTGAGAAGAGAGGCTTGGTTAAGCGAGAAATGGCGCGTTGGGGGCAGGAGGTAATGCTAACAGAGGCGGGGGCTGAAGCTCTGAGGGAGGTCTACTTAGAGCTGAGGAGGATCTTTGAGGGGGAAATAGCCTCCATTACGCTCGTCGGGGAAGTCTTCACCGGTATAGGTGAGGGAGCTTACTACGTTAGCCGTGAGGGCTATAGGAAGCAGTTCATAGATAAGCTAGGCTTCGACCCCTACCCGGGGACGCTCAATATAAGGCTGAGCGACTCAAGGAGCCTAGCTAATAGAGAGCTGCTCAATCACTTCAAGGGCGTAGAGGTCGAGGGCTTTAGCGATGGTAATAGGACTTACGGGCCGGTGAAGTGTTTCAAGGCGACTATCGGCGGGAGGATCGAGGGGGCGATAGTTATAGCTAGGCGCTCTCACTACGGGAGGGATGTCGCTGAGTTCATAGCCCCGGTTAACATAAGGAGGCTTCTAGGGCTAAAGGACGGGGACCGCGTCAAGGCCGAGGTGTACATCGTCTAG
- a CDS encoding 50S ribosome-binding GTPase translates to MEQPFASMIPPPSPPELIDAAFRRARKVEVKVPRRAPGLKTKVKEEAKVSCASSIVLSKLRRVRKSAPHFPSLHPFYYELADILVGVGSVRRALAHVKWGEEMVAKLAKEYLRRVRKAKDGEEAAKARRAFYGRLSSIVEDLEPSLVLLREASIKLKEIPAIDVGGVVVVVAGAPNVGKSSFVRCVSTAKPKVAPYPFTTKNLLIGHLEWRGVRVQIMDTPGLLDRPIHERSPIEKQAIAALRHLAKAAIYIIDPSETSGYDLDQQVRVYRELSRELSSIPFIPALNKVDLAREDQIEKVKQLLGVERLPRMVALRCEGVREVLEEVLELCKVA, encoded by the coding sequence TTGGAGCAACCCTTCGCCTCCATGATCCCTCCCCCATCACCTCCTGAGCTAATAGACGCCGCCTTTCGAAGAGCTAGGAAGGTGGAGGTTAAGGTGCCTAGGAGGGCCCCTGGCCTTAAGACTAAGGTGAAGGAGGAAGCTAAGGTATCTTGTGCCAGCAGCATAGTATTAAGTAAGCTAAGGAGGGTTCGCAAGTCGGCTCCACATTTCCCCTCGCTCCACCCCTTCTACTACGAGCTGGCGGACATACTAGTGGGGGTGGGGAGCGTGAGAAGAGCCCTGGCCCATGTAAAGTGGGGCGAGGAAATGGTGGCCAAGCTAGCGAAGGAGTACTTGAGGAGGGTGAGGAAGGCTAAGGACGGCGAAGAGGCTGCTAAGGCTAGGAGGGCTTTTTACGGTAGGCTTAGCTCAATAGTAGAGGATTTAGAGCCTAGTCTTGTTTTACTGAGAGAGGCCTCGATAAAGCTTAAAGAGATACCAGCCATCGACGTAGGCGGCGTAGTCGTAGTAGTAGCTGGAGCGCCTAACGTTGGCAAGTCCTCCTTCGTCCGATGCGTATCGACCGCTAAGCCGAAAGTGGCCCCCTACCCCTTCACGACGAAGAACTTACTGATCGGCCACCTTGAGTGGAGGGGGGTAAGGGTCCAGATCATGGACACCCCGGGTCTCTTAGACAGGCCTATTCATGAGAGGAGCCCTATTGAAAAGCAGGCTATAGCCGCCCTACGCCACTTAGCTAAAGCAGCAATATACATAATAGACCCCTCCGAGACCTCAGGCTACGACTTAGATCAGCAGGTTAGAGTGTACCGAGAGCTATCTAGGGAGTTGAGCAGCATCCCGTTCATCCCAGCCTTAAATAAGGTAGACCTTGCGAGGGAGGATCAAATAGAGAAGGTGAAGCAGCTTTTAGGGGTAGAAAGACTGCCTAGGATGGTGGCTTTACGCTGCGAGGGAGTGAGAGAGGTGCTTGAGGAGGTGCTTGAGCTATGCAAAGTAGCCTAA